A part of Candidatus Binatus sp. genomic DNA contains:
- the amrB gene encoding AmmeMemoRadiSam system protein B, with the protein MQTPLIRSVEAFPVEQQDQTFVCLRDPTGLAPEPILLGMGAYFIVTLFNGKTSLPEIQNAFAARFHETIPLEKIEELIAALDAAFFLDSPAFADRQRKVRDEFLASPERPAALAGLCYENDPGRLRLELASFFDPPDGPGRAPTAKKAASLAGLIAPHIDPRRGAAAYAHAYYELMLHEPPELVVILGTSHYGAGPQLFTATRKNYATPLGAVETDRDFVDRLAARYQGDLFADEMLHRSEHSIEFQVLFLAYALGARGYKVAPILVSSFHEMVAGGIVPASDPRVNSFLDALRAELAAESRRVLILAGVDFAHVGRKFGDSFAADSDVAARVQREDLDLIANIQRGDPAGFFADIMKDRDARRICGLSPMYTQLELLSGHAARLLKYGIAMEPQTESAVSFASLAID; encoded by the coding sequence ATGCAGACGCCGCTTATCCGTTCCGTCGAGGCCTTTCCGGTCGAGCAGCAGGATCAAACTTTCGTCTGTCTGCGCGATCCGACCGGACTCGCGCCCGAGCCGATCCTGCTCGGGATGGGCGCGTATTTCATCGTCACTCTGTTCAACGGCAAAACTTCGCTGCCCGAGATCCAGAATGCTTTCGCGGCGCGCTTCCACGAAACGATCCCGCTCGAAAAAATCGAGGAACTGATCGCCGCGCTCGACGCCGCGTTCTTCCTCGATTCGCCGGCTTTCGCCGACCGCCAGCGCAAAGTCCGCGACGAATTCCTCGCGAGTCCCGAACGTCCGGCGGCGCTGGCGGGGCTTTGCTATGAAAACGACCCGGGACGGCTGCGCCTCGAACTCGCTTCGTTCTTCGATCCGCCCGACGGTCCCGGGCGCGCTCCTACTGCGAAAAAAGCTGCCTCGCTCGCCGGCCTGATCGCCCCGCACATCGATCCTCGCCGCGGCGCCGCCGCTTACGCGCACGCCTACTACGAGCTGATGTTGCACGAGCCGCCCGAATTGGTCGTCATTCTCGGGACTTCGCACTATGGCGCCGGCCCTCAACTCTTCACCGCGACCCGCAAGAACTACGCGACCCCGCTCGGCGCCGTCGAGACCGACCGCGATTTCGTCGATCGCCTCGCCGCGCGCTATCAGGGTGATCTGTTTGCCGATGAGATGCTGCATCGGAGCGAGCATTCGATCGAATTCCAGGTGCTTTTTCTCGCCTACGCGCTCGGTGCGCGCGGCTACAAGGTCGCGCCGATTCTGGTCAGTTCATTTCACGAGATGGTCGCGGGCGGGATCGTCCCCGCGAGCGACCCTCGCGTCAATTCGTTCCTCGACGCGCTCCGCGCCGAACTCGCCGCCGAGAGCCGCCGCGTGCTGATTCTCGCCGGCGTCGATTTCGCCCACGTCGGCAGGAAATTCGGCGATTCCTTTGCCGCCGACAGCGACGTCGCCGCGCGCGTCCAGCGCGAGGACCTCGACCTGATCGCCAACATCCAGCGCGGCGATCCCGCAGGCTTCTTCGCCGACATCATGAAGGACCGCGACGCCCGCCGCATCTGCGGCCTCTCCCCGATGTACACCCAACTCGAACTGCTGAGCGGCCACGCCGCGCGCCTGCTCAAATACGGCATTGCGATGGAACCGCAGACCGAGTCCGCCGTCTCCTTCGCGAGCCTCGCCATCGACTGA
- a CDS encoding FecR family protein: protein MQIALAIAIAITAAIAPATVWAQPAQNVGTITQLTGSAGVQRGAATLPAAINTPVQLHDRITTQPNSSLTISMIDNSSLQLGAQATLTIDDSMLVSGAAAPSKVGLLGGSLHSLITGAMRGASPTFEVHTPNAVGAVRGTEFDTTYTEGTERPGYKDCRQFTDVAVQDGVVNVSNPLNPAAGSQDVHKGQKTTVACGAFATGGAGFSPGFAALGVAGAAGAGAGIAAGAGAFDGSSAGSGPGKPATSTK from the coding sequence ATGCAAATCGCATTAGCGATCGCGATTGCAATCACTGCGGCCATTGCTCCCGCGACAGTTTGGGCGCAGCCCGCGCAAAATGTCGGCACGATCACCCAGCTCACCGGCTCGGCCGGAGTCCAGCGCGGCGCTGCGACGCTGCCCGCGGCGATCAATACCCCGGTTCAGCTCCACGACCGGATCACCACTCAGCCCAACTCTTCGCTGACCATCAGCATGATCGATAACAGCTCGCTCCAGCTTGGAGCGCAAGCGACGCTCACCATCGACGATAGCATGCTCGTCAGCGGCGCCGCGGCGCCCAGCAAGGTCGGCCTGCTCGGCGGATCGTTGCATTCGCTGATCACGGGTGCGATGCGCGGAGCGTCGCCGACCTTTGAAGTCCACACGCCCAACGCAGTCGGCGCCGTGCGCGGCACCGAGTTCGACACGACCTATACCGAAGGCACCGAGCGCCCCGGCTACAAGGATTGCCGTCAGTTCACCGACGTTGCCGTCCAGGACGGAGTCGTGAACGTGAGCAATCCGCTTAACCCGGCCGCCGGATCGCAGGATGTTCACAAGGGTCAAAAGACCACCGTCGCGTGCGGCGCGTTCGCGACCGGCGGCGCTGGCTTCTCGCCGGGATTTGCCGCGCTCGGAGTCGCGGGGGCGGCCGGCGCAGGCGCCGGCATCGCAGCCGGTGCGGGCGCCTTCGACGGCAGCTCGGCCGGCAGCGGCCCGGGTAAACCTGCCACTTCTACCAAATAA